The stretch of DNA aCATTCGACAAAATActaagactacagtcgactgccagcagtccaccgtagtctcggggactacacccagtcggtgcactcagcgtgcccccactagtccaagaattcaatcgacgcacccagtgggtgtgcagATGCAAAGATTTTTGGAAAGACtcttcaggtagcatatcctaacagaacaagcggcaaccaactaacctgaacgttgctctggAGGGCCGAGatggcatcataggcggcttggctggcgtcccgcaccgccttcatcttctccatcataatgcccgcttGACGAatggcttccctagcagcattcacctcgtcctcCGGGACACGATGGGTCGCAAAAATtgaaggcgggtcgacaggggcctgagcagttGATGAAGAAGGCAAAGCACTCGACAGCGGCTCAGCGAAGGTAACAGGACCCTGATTGACGTCGCGAGTGTCCTGAACaactggttccgccctcggcgtcgtCTGTAGCGCCCCGCTTGCAGGATCTCGCCTGTTCTTCCTtgtcaaaggcctctcgggctctccttcatcatcagggaggtcaataatgttgggagaTGTGCAAGGTTCAAATTGCCAAAAGCACGTCACCCAGTGATGCACGATACAATTGAATCGACCAAAAAAAGatagtatggcagaaatcatacccggattagaagtgaccgcatcctccatcacctcatcatcatccctgtaagctgaggttcCGGAAGTGGCAGCGCTAACAATTCCAAAATTCGTCTAGTTAagacaagaaaaacaaacagggcggagcgtcgagtgaatacaaggagagacactcacgcggaggcgacagggatatcgatcttgatctttggcagcgccttccgagtcttcggctctgcaactttggggtgctttggcgccttcccagtcggagttggtgaagagatccgagggcgcttcgaagactgaccagccggagcagttgccttgtcgcgagcactcggccgttcttggtcaagcttggatcgtctctccctgcgaggaggcgactcgacttcttctccaGCGCTTGAGTCGTCGCTCCCTCTGTCCCCTTCACCATCGGAAGCCCCCTCGCCGCTTTCGCCgccactcgcctcgccttccagagcttgctcttgctccccgttgggcatggaatacatttcaataatggcctgaaagaaagcagggagaacaaagtcagtcgacgtAATACAGACGGCTGCGCGAGTGAACtcagattacaagcaaaaactcagaatcagacctgctCGGGTGCgtgggactggtcgaatggagggactctcctggctcccctgggatTGTCCTTATTCCCGGTAATGCcagacagccacttctccagcgtgtcgtcgtcgacctcctccgggtggatccgagtggagtcttcaagacccgaatacatccgcatcggatggtctcgggcttggagaggctggatgcgccgctgaaggaagacctccaagagatccataccagtgagCCCGTCGCgaataagctggaccactcggtCGACCAGCACCTGCACGTGctccttctcctccgggagcaccttcaaaggggagggtttttccactcggtccatggtaaaaggagggaggccagtcgattgccctggcgtcgactggtctttgcagtagaaccaagtcgactgccatccgcgaactgaatcggggagaatcatggccggaaaggagctttttcccctcgtctggatgccaagacccccacacatctggatcacttgggtcctctcgtcactcggattagcccttttcactgtctgggagcgacaagtgaagatatgcttgaaaagaccccagtgaggtcgacaacccaagaagttctcacacaaggaaatgaacgcggcaagataaacgattgagttgggggtaaaatggtggagttgagccccaaagaagttcagaaaccctcggaagaaaggatgaggaggcaaggaaaacccacggtcgacgtgggtggcaagaagaacgcgctcaccctcccgaggctgcggctcggattccttccccggaagccacGCCGCATCGTAGGGGATCATCCCCCCTTCGGCCAAGTCGTCGAGGTCGTCTTGGCagatcctcgagtggatccagtcgccctggatccagcccttcggtaGGCCAGAccgcgaggaagatccgccccggctggtcgccttccccttcgacttcgccgtcgccttcttgGCCTGCTCCAGAGCCGCTGTCTTCTCCCTCCCCATTGTCGCCGGCGAGGCGCGTGCGGTGCGGTGGTGTTAGGGCGAGAGCGAGCACGGCGAGGGACGTGAGGGAGAGAAGAGGTAATGGGATGCACTGCTCGGGGGACTCCGGTCCAGGCGCTTTATATCaggccgctcccgagtggctgacggGTAGGCCCAGGCAGCCCTGTCAAATCCCACAACGACCGCACgagcgatacgtggcgaaaaaggtggcgcggggatcgaggcggctccgctctatcttgtcggattactgcggcctcccccgtcccgcgcgcttcccaaaattcggatcccactAAATCCGCGGGCAGCGAATAACTTGTCAGACCAAGGATCTCCTCCACACCATCACTCGGAGCCTTACAAGTAAAGAAACCCACTCGACGAggaattaagaatggatcaaggcgactggaaAGGAAGTTGCTGCCATCACTCAGGCCCGTTGATCTGAAACTAGATATGCTCATGACATGAAAAACGAGTCGGAGAAGCTCTCAAatccttcctcactcaaacctcgatccattcgggggctaatgatgaagctatgtacctagggtagggtcatggacctgtcctaccTACCCTACCcgaggacatctctagaagaaatcacctttcaatcgacttgaaggtgttccactcgacagactcgaagacactcgaccaagaagcaatcactcgaccaagatccaaccactcgacggccaggagacctaaagtcactccgcacgctaacggtcggtcattaaatagctttttatggtcatcatagcactttattactagcgttaccagtaacgcctcgCCTTAATGAACATTGAACTCTtggtaacgtgggctggccgggggcctggcgcactctatataagccacccccccctcggagacaagggttcgcacctctgtaactcatacacgcataatccagtcgaccgcctccgggctccgagacgtagggctattacttcctccgagaagggcctaaactcgtaaaccttgcgtgcttacaacttctccacaGCTAAGATCCTGCCTCTCCATAcgtacccccctacatcactgtcaggcttagaaccacgacacaGACCACAATCTGTATCCGCTCCTGGACTATCTCCCAAGCTCCGCGCCGACGCTTGAGCAAACGATGTCGCAGAGGCGGAGCCCGAGGACACAGGTCCACCAcaaggctgccgccgccgccacgccatCCTTACTTGAACAGACTGATCTCCAAATCCACCCCCATCCATAGGACCGATGACCTCGTCAGGGAAGGATCCGAATAATCTTTATTCAGCGCCGTCATCGTCGCCGCCGAAGCCAAGACGATGTACATCCTAAAAAGCTAAACTACAAGGGAGTAAAAACGACCCACGCGCGTGGATCCGGCGACCCCCCTTACCACCGACGGCCGAGGTTGCCGGCAGAGGGGAGCCGCCGGAGCAGTGGCGAACCCACACATGAGCTGTGTAGTCCATTGACTACACATCTTTTTTGTAAAAAAAAAGTTCTACAACAAATAAACATCatgcaaaaaatcttaaaaaTGCATACTCCTGACTACACAAGATTCAATTGACTACACATGATTGAATTCCTCGCACCGCCGCTGCGCCGGAGGACGGCGCTGAAAGATGGCCTCTCGACGGCTAGGGTTCCAGCCACCAGGACCAGCTCCACTATGTTTGCTGATCAAGGCACGATGGGCCCAGATGTATACATAGTGAGTATTTAATTTGAAAGGATAGTGAGTATTTCTTCTGGATGTTGTATACGTATTGCGCAGATGGCTCTTTAGTGTTGGGTTTGGTGAGGACACGTATTATACGTTTAGCGTGCAAAGTAGTGTTACAAGACAGACAAGAATAAACCTATCATGATTCTTGATTTAATACGGACGGTTAACTGCACGTACCTACACACCTACTACGGATTGGAGGGCCATAGAATTGTCTGCGTGCGTACAATCAGTACCACTTAACTGGGACATCAGCGGTACTCCCTTTGTTTCAAAATAATTTTGTACTATAGTTAATACAAAGTTAAGTCATCTATTTTAAAACGGAGGAAGTACGTTTCAAAGGGCAGCCGGAGCTTATCATATTTTCTTGTACATATATATAGTGCACACAGTATACACGCTGACACATAGGTAGATAATTGGATTGTTAAAACGACACGTACATAGCCAAACTGTTGGGTTGCAATCATCTTTTGGGCGTCGCCAACGGTACACGGCTCTTTGCATGCTCACTTAGATAATAATAGTCTCTCTGATTCAAATTAAATAACACAGCTCTAATACAACTTTGATATGTAGTATTAATATTCCTGCAGTGTAGTGATATCATCTACGGAGTAAAAACAATCTACCTGGGTCTTCATCTCATGTTTTCATTTTCTTCCAGTCGAATGGCCAAGGCAAAAACGTTTTGCACCTGAGTAGATAAGAGTACGTAAAAAGCGTTTTAACCCAGAGCCTTGTCACCTTTTACTAGTTTTAACCCATAGCATCCGTTCGTCGATAGTACCACTGCTCTCACATCACATCGCAACGGAAAGTACAACACATAATAAACACAAAAAAACAGGTTGCGTTGCTGCATCCATCCAAGGGAAGAAAAGCCTGTAAAAAGGCTGAGAAATTTTCCGCCAAACCGCAGCAAAAGTTCAGAAATCAGATCAACcctgtagtaggagtaggaaggAGGCGACGGCGATGGCCCACCAGGACCATGTCAGCGCCCTCCTCGTGCACCGGGGCCACACCGGGGCCGTGCACTGCCCGACACTGTCGCGTGGTCCCCACCTGGAAGCAGGGACCGTCTGCTCACGAGACAGCACCCTGAGCCGCATTCAATCCTGCGAGACTCCTCGGCCGTCCGATCCCAATCAGATGGCCGGCGACGGCGACCGGTTTTCAAACGCGTTGCATTCGAGTGGCAGTGCCGTTAATGCGACCAAGCCTGAAGGGTAGAACGGGTAGCCTCCCCCTGGACGGCGAACGACGGTACCACTAGTAGGAACTGAAGCCTGAAGAGGTTAGCGTCACGCACAGCAATGGAGGTTTAATTGCTTGCGCTCCTTGGCTCTTTAATGGCCACCGCCTCCACCCGCCCCCGCTCCCGCTCCCGCTCCCGCTCCCACGCGTACGGCACTATAGCGCCCTAGGTTTCGCATCGTACCCAGGTCGTAGGAGGGGGCGGCAGCGCACGAGGCGGAGCTTCCTCTTCGTCGTCTTCTCCGGCAgcgggccgggccgggccgggcgCTCCTCGTCTTCTCTTCTCGGTGGGTCTCTTCTCTTCCCCCCATTTTGATTGAGCTGTCGTTTTCGTTTTTGATGATAGCTTCGATTCGCGTCGGTTCAGATGCCCCCGAACTCCGCCCTGGTATGGCGGGCAAGTTTCCCGGGTATTTGGGAAGGGTAGGTGTTCGTTTATGGAAGGCAATGCGAGTCAAATATCGCGTCGGAGATCTGCTTGCATATGGAATGGGGAAATTTCCGTAGAAATTGACTCCGTTTTGTCCCACTCGTGGTCGTGGAGGCCGATTTCGAGGCGGAGAGCGCGGCGAGATCTGTGCGAAGATTCGAACGATTTTTCAATGATTTGGGGATTCCTACGGCGTGCTGGGAACCGTGTAGGCTGGGAGGACGAGGCGGCACTGTGCAATCTGACCGGTTTGGCGCAACGGGGAGGCGGGGTCACCTCGTCGTCTCATCCCAGACAGCGAGAGCGAGCTGGAGCTGGGCTCTCTCCCCTTCCCGGTGTCCCTATTCCGGCTACAGTGGCGGCGAGGACATTCACAGGCGGCAGTGGCGCCCGCTCTGCGGCCAGCCATAAAGTGGGCGATCTTTCTCTCAATCCGCAGCAGCTTGGTCGTCGAGAATCCGGGACCCAGTTGAGGGGGAAAGGCCGTCTCCTTTTTACTGCCTTGCCGCCATCTTTACTGGTCTTTGGCTGCCTTTTGGTTCTGTGAACAGAGTTCGATGTCCAACGCCGCTGGCAACTGTCAGTGGCTCCTCCTATCTCATTTGCATTTAAGCACTTGGTGCTGGTTGTTGCGTTGTTTGTACTAGGCATTATTACTCCTACTTGTTTGCTTCTTGGGTTTGGCCAGCACTTCCGTGGTTCAGCTGTTTAGAGGGAGCTTCTTGATTTGTAGgcatcgccggagaggaggtgATGGCGAGCTCTATCAAGCACCAGCAGCTgctgttgcagcagaggaagggGAAGGCCGTGGCCGACAAGGGCGCACCGGCTGCTGCTGCCGAGGAgaaggtggtggtggcggtgcgTGCTGCCATTAGGGAGATCTCCAAGACAGCCATCGTCTGGGCTTTGACGCACGTCGTGCAGCCCGGCGGCAGCATCATACTACTCGTTGTCATCCCGGCACAGAGCTCTGGTATTGTTTCCTTTCCTTGCAATCCTATCCGTCCTTCGCAAATGCAGTTTTGTGCTTTTGTTGTACCGCGGTGTTGTTTTGGGGGCTTAGCTATAATAGTgcatcctatatgcacattagtTGCACAGCTAAATGCATATATGGGTTGCCATAATTGGTCTCTAAACTCTTCTGTTACCATGATCACTGAAGTTGCTGCACTTTGTCCAGTAGCTTCCACGAGTTCTGGGTTGAGTTTTGAATTTTGTGGTAGCGGCTTCAATGCACTATGGTTTCCCTCTTTCAGGCAGGAAGTTCTGGGGCTTTCCTCTATTTGCGGGAGATTGCGCAAGTGGCCATAAGACCATGTTTGATCAGAAGTCAGATGTCTCAGAGCTGTGTTCGCAAATGATGCTCAAACTTCATGATGTTTATGATGCAAGCAAGGTTTGTACATGCTTCTGTACATGTTTTTTTTTGTCCGGTGGAAATGGGAGCTTTATTGATTAAGTAACAGAATAACAATCGGTAGCCAGCAGGCTAATCAGGATCACTGTTAATGCTTCTGTACATGTTTTCTTGACTCCTATCACACACTGCAATCTTTTTTATGACGATTCTCATTTGTGCAGATAAATGTTAAGGTTAAGGTTGTTTCTGGATCTCCTCCTGGTGTCGTAGCTGCTGAATCTAAGCGAGCACAAGCAAGCTGGGTTGTGCTAGATAAGTAATGATCAACACTTACTACTGTAATTTTCTTTTGTACGTTCAGGTATCTTGTGTTTTCTCTTTGCTTAGCTGCCCATGCTGCTGCTCTTAGGGAGTTGAAGCATGAAGAGAAGCGTTGCATGGAAGAGTTACAGTGCAACATTGTTGTCATGAAGCGTTCTCAGCCTAAAGTTCTCCGTCTGAATCTTATGGGATCTCCTGATAAAGAGTCCAAAGGATCCTGTTCACTTCCAGCAGTGTTGGATAGTTCTGTTGGTAAAACAGCAACTGATGTAAAGGAGCCGCGAAGTTCAGTTCGAGGACCAGCTGTAACACCTAATAGCAGCCCAGACTTAGAGACGCCTTTTGGAAGTACCGAAGCGGGAACATCCTCAGTCTCAAGTTCAGATCCAGGGACTTCCCCATTTTGTGCTTCTGAAACAACTGTTTCTCTAAAGAAAGAGGTACAAGCAACAAAGGATAAGATCCAGCATTCGGATGTCAATATTTCTGATACCGACAGTGAAATATTGAGTCCCTCAGCAACCTTCTCGCTTCAGCCATGGATGGTCGACATTCTACAGGGATCTACATCCTCAAAACCACCACGAAAAACTCGCACCCCAACTGCAGATACTTTGCTTGAGAAGATCTCCAAGTTAGATCTTTTGCATGAAATAAGTTCTATGAGAAGCAGATCAGACTTAAACTTTAGAGGAAATGTCAGGGACGCTGTCTCGTTAGCAAGGAGCGCACCTCCTGGGCCGCCTCCATTGTGTTCGATATGTCAGCACAAGGCTCCTGTGTTTGGGAAACCTCCTCGGTGGTTTAGTTACGCTGAACTTGAACTTGCAACCGGTGGTTTCTCCCAGGCAAATTTCCTGGCTGAAGGTGGATTTGGATCTGTTCATCGAGGCGTCCTTCCTGATGGTCAGGCAATTGCTGTCAAGCAACATAAGCTTGCTAGTTCCCAGGGTGATGTTGAATTTTGCTCAGAGGTGGAAGTTCTGAGTTGTGCACAACACCGTAATGTTGTAATGCTCATTGGTTTTTGTGTTGAGGAAAGGAGGCGTTTATTGGTTTATGAGTACATCTGCAATGGATCCTTGGACTCACATCTTTATGGTATGATTTTCTCTCTCTCTTGCATGTCTGTATAGACACATTTTCCAGTCTGCAGGCTCACTATTGCACTTAGTATTCATTACATGCATATTGTTGTCCTGCCTTTTACCAGTAGCAAGCAAAAGTTAGTGATATTGCAATAAATCTATGTTTGTTTACCTGTTAAGCTGTTTGTGAAATATCTTTCAGGTCGCAATAATAAAGACACACTGGAATGGGCAGCTAGACAAAAGATTGCTGTTGGCGCTGCTCGAGGGTTGCGGTATCTACATGAGGAATGCAGAGTTGGCTGCATTATCCATCGGGACATGAGACCAAACAACATCCTTGTCACACATGATTTTGAACCTCTGGTATGGACTGCACTATTGGAATTTACTAATTGGCATTTGTCCTCTGGGATTGCATTGAACGTCTTTCCAGATATGATGTTAAATTTGTGTGCCTGATGGATGAAGCCATTCTGTATACTTAATTGGGTTGGCCTATCTTGTAACTACACTTTTCTAGACCATAATAGCGTCTTGTCTTGTGTAAATTTGACTAAATTGCAATACTTTCTGTTTAACTTCCCCAGAATTATCTTACAGACACCTTTTTTTAATTATGCCAATATCCAGTCTTATATTATGCATGGCCACCAAGCATATAATTTCCTGACAGGGTTGTATGTTTTCAATCACGTTCTGATAGGTTGGAGATTTTGGTCTAGCACGATGGCAACCCGATGGAGACATGGGTGTTGAAACAAGAGTCATCGGCACATTTGGGTATGTACTGGAATTTCCAATAATTTGTCACCTTAAGTAATTTGGAGCACTCAATGATTCTTAGCGACTCGTTGCAGTTATCTGGCACCAGAGTATGCGCAGAGTGGACAAATAACAGAGAAGGCTGATGTATACAGTTTTGGTGTCGTGTTGGTAGAACTTGTCACTGGGCGCAAGGCTGTTGACATTAACCGACCTAAGGGCCAGCAGTTTTTAACTGAATGGGTGAGTTTCTTTGTAAGACGACTCCTTTTTGCATAGTTAGCACGCTTAAGGTTGGTGTTAATGATATATGGTCTATGGCCTCCATCTTCTTGCAAGTTGTCATAGTTTTTGTTGCGAAATCGCAATCAAGTCTTTTTGACTAATAAAACTTATGCTCAAGGATTTCAGAGTTGGCTACAATGCTAGTGCTGCTATGTCAAAACTGTGTGCACTGTGTGATTGGAGTATTAATGAGTATTAATGAAGTTTTTATGTATGATAGGCACGCCATCTCTTGGAGGATAATGCAGTCGACGAGCTCATAGACCCATGCTTGGGGGACCGATACAGCGAAACTGAGGTCCGTTGCATGTTGCATGCCGCAAACCTGTGCATACGACGTGATCCTCATTCAAGGCCTCGCATGTCTCATGTAAGTTCTTTCTGGGCTCGACCTTCAGTTATTTTGTGTAAATGCCTGTTGGGAAACTAAATTTTGCCAATTTGTACCGTTTTTCCATATCTTTCTTTTAGGTTCTTCGCTTGCTCGAGGGCGACATGGTTGTCGATTCCGTCTCCGTTTCGGCCCCAAGTAGTGATTCTGCGAGCAGGAGCTGGCGAAAGGCAAATGAGCAACAGCATTATCAGGACTACAGCAGCCCAGCCCGGCAAGATTCACAGCGAGTGGTTGGAAGGAAACAACAATCTTATGACGCTTTGAGGGCTGCCTGGGACCGAGACAAGAAGAGCATCTCTAACCGATATTAATGCTCACCCCTTCCCTTAGCAACTCAATTATGTATTATTCCCTCCTCCTCTGCTTTTGAGTAATCGTAGGCCCAAAGCTTTTGCTGCTACCTTGTCCTGGTGTATAGTAGGAATGCCAATAGGTTTACAAGTATATTGAGCTCTGAGTTAGCTCTTCTTTTGTGTATCAGCCGACGAAATGACATCTAGTTGTGCGAAGATCTTAGTTGTGATAACTGTTGCAGTCGTCAGTCACCCTGATGAGAATGGCAGCCATGCAGTGTGTGTGCCGTTTGTAGATCTCGATATGGTCTCCGCACTGCTGCGCCTACTGGGCTTCGGGGGCACTGCCCGCTGTTTGTCAATCAATCATGGCGTTGTTTTGTTTTGTGGTGgtatttttcttttcttctttcggGGGTGCATGTAAATCAGTTGGTTCTCAGCAAGGTCACATGGCATGAATAGTTGCCTCACACTGATCGGAGAAGAGGAGAGGGGCCCTGAGCTGTTATGTTTGTGCATATGGCAGCTCGAAAATCTTGGACGGAGATACGCAGCAGTGTGGCCGGTGGGGGTGCGTGCGACTATTCAAGGGTCTTCTTGTACTACTCCCTGTGGACCAACCAATAGTATGCTGAGGGACCTTCTTGTATCCAAGGATCTTGATCCTCCACTTTCAACATACCAAGGGCTTTGGCCAAAGATGGACATCATGGATGATGGCGCTGCTACAATCTGCTAGTACCAAGGTTGTTGTGAATGAAGCTAAAAAAAAAAGGTTGTTGTGAATGGAGTGCCCGGCCAGAAGATTCTTCAAGTTTGCGGGCTGAGACAGGGTGACCTAATTTCGCCAATGTTGTTTGTTATCGCCATGGATGTGCTGACCGCGTTGATCAACAAGGCCACGGAGATGGGGGTGATCAGTTTGTATAGTGGGATCTCCAGTACCCAGAGGCTATCAATCTACGCGGACGGCGTTTTGCGCTCTTCGTCAGGCCAACGCCCTCGGACCTGGCTGCTGTCCGGGCGATGCTGGAAGCTTTTGGGGCGGCCTCAGGCCTGATGGTTAACTGCCGCAAATCCTCGGCGATTCTTATCAGAGGCGATGAGGAAGACAGAACTCGGGTTGCCGAGAAGCGGTAGTATGAAGCCACTTGGAGCTATCTTTGTGCAGGGTATAACTAAGGTGGCCGACCTAATGGTTGAGACCGGAGATGCTTGGAACCAGGCCATAGTCGATGATATGTTCTCGCCGGATGATGCGCTAGATATCAAACAGATTGCTATTGGGGGGCTGGCAATGGAGGACTGCTTAGCATGGAACTACACAAAGAACGGTATGTTCACAGTGTGTTCCACTTATCACCTCAGGATGACCATTAATAGGCTGAAAACCGGACGGCCGGAAGCAGCGTCTTCAGTTAACAAACATCAAGGGTACTTGGGTCTTTGGGATACAAACGCATCAAATAAAGCTAAAATTCACATGTGGAGGGTCATTAGGAACGGTCTGGCTATTGGTGCGGAGCTATTTCGATGGAGAATCAAGCCAGGAGTATTTTGTGTAGTGTGCGGGCGGGAGGAGACTATCATGCACAGATTTTGGACGTGCCAACA from Triticum urartu cultivar G1812 chromosome 3, Tu2.1, whole genome shotgun sequence encodes:
- the LOC125544106 gene encoding inactive protein kinase SELMODRAFT_444075-like isoform X1 produces the protein MSNAAGNCIAGEEVMASSIKHQQLLLQQRKGKAVADKGAPAAAAEEKVVVAVRAAIREISKTAIVWALTHVVQPGGSIILLVVIPAQSSGRKFWGFPLFAGDCASGHKTMFDQKSDVSELCSQMMLKLHDVYDASKINVKVKVVSGSPPGVVAAESKRAQASWVVLDKELKHEEKRCMEELQCNIVVMKRSQPKVLRLNLMGSPDKESKGSCSLPAVLDSSVGKTATDVKEPRSSVRGPAVTPNSSPDLETPFGSTEAGTSSVSSSDPGTSPFCASETTVSLKKEVQATKDKIQHSDVNISDTDSEILSPSATFSLQPWMVDILQGSTSSKPPRKTRTPTADTLLEKISKLDLLHEISSMRSRSDLNFRGNVRDAVSLARSAPPGPPPLCSICQHKAPVFGKPPRWFSYAELELATGGFSQANFLAEGGFGSVHRGVLPDGQAIAVKQHKLASSQGDVEFCSEVEVLSCAQHRNVVMLIGFCVEERRRLLVYEYICNGSLDSHLYGRNNKDTLEWAARQKIAVGAARGLRYLHEECRVGCIIHRDMRPNNILVTHDFEPLVGDFGLARWQPDGDMGVETRVIGTFGYLAPEYAQSGQITEKADVYSFGVVLVELVTGRKAVDINRPKGQQFLTEWARHLLEDNAVDELIDPCLGDRYSETEVRCMLHAANLCIRRDPHSRPRMSHVLRLLEGDMVVDSVSVSAPSSDSASRSWRKANEQQHYQDYSSPARQDSQRVVGRKQQSYDALRAAWDRDKKSISNRY
- the LOC125544106 gene encoding inactive protein kinase SELMODRAFT_444075-like isoform X2; amino-acid sequence: MASSIKHQQLLLQQRKGKAVADKGAPAAAAEEKVVVAVRAAIREISKTAIVWALTHVVQPGGSIILLVVIPAQSSGRKFWGFPLFAGDCASGHKTMFDQKSDVSELCSQMMLKLHDVYDASKINVKVKVVSGSPPGVVAAESKRAQASWVVLDKELKHEEKRCMEELQCNIVVMKRSQPKVLRLNLMGSPDKESKGSCSLPAVLDSSVGKTATDVKEPRSSVRGPAVTPNSSPDLETPFGSTEAGTSSVSSSDPGTSPFCASETTVSLKKEVQATKDKIQHSDVNISDTDSEILSPSATFSLQPWMVDILQGSTSSKPPRKTRTPTADTLLEKISKLDLLHEISSMRSRSDLNFRGNVRDAVSLARSAPPGPPPLCSICQHKAPVFGKPPRWFSYAELELATGGFSQANFLAEGGFGSVHRGVLPDGQAIAVKQHKLASSQGDVEFCSEVEVLSCAQHRNVVMLIGFCVEERRRLLVYEYICNGSLDSHLYGRNNKDTLEWAARQKIAVGAARGLRYLHEECRVGCIIHRDMRPNNILVTHDFEPLVGDFGLARWQPDGDMGVETRVIGTFGYLAPEYAQSGQITEKADVYSFGVVLVELVTGRKAVDINRPKGQQFLTEWARHLLEDNAVDELIDPCLGDRYSETEVRCMLHAANLCIRRDPHSRPRMSHVLRLLEGDMVVDSVSVSAPSSDSASRSWRKANEQQHYQDYSSPARQDSQRVVGRKQQSYDALRAAWDRDKKSISNRY